The proteins below come from a single Maylandia zebra isolate NMK-2024a linkage group LG23, Mzebra_GT3a, whole genome shotgun sequence genomic window:
- the LOC101484231 gene encoding DNA-binding protein SATB2, translating into MLCVPPGVCKRMEQRGNAGGEAESPSRQDSASPEEMGEKGESPTSSGGLQCKLSRMEVNGSPTNPRTRQNCTPLRPLGGLMIPVYCVVEHADMGMAGNCEGRSDRHAEFVLVRKDVLFTQLVETALVALGYSHNSAVQARGIIKVGRWKPMPIHYLTDAPEATVADMLLDVYHMVTLRILLHSFARLEELPSDQWTHATVRNALKELLRETNQSALAKECPLSQSMISAIVNSSYYANVSTSKCQEFGRWYKRYKRIKGEYIEKMWSSHEKSDIKVERDLDLSILSHRPPSLLPSPTHLGGSGVHSLKSGLGDTQTSTQPHGLPHPSGQNHPSPPLRPQAPPLLGHSGLLPPQLPPQLVRQQLAMAHLINQQLAVSRLLAHQHPQGVNQQFLNHPPISRSCKISGAVSEPSLNSGAEVSSDIYQQVRNELKRASVSQAVFARVAFNRTQGLLSEILRKEEDPRSASQSLLVNLKAMQNFLNLPESERDRIYQEERERSTNTNHNHSTNHISSANTHRHAQTKCSMPGPELQIKLDSLVNITSGIYEEIQQEMKRAKVSQALFAKVAANKSQGWLCELLRWKESPSPENRTLWENLCTIRRFLALSQVDRDQVYEEESRQQHSDRLHTVLHISEPQTLHRQPLPPLMAPSPIHDEPQPIPPPALQSSEDGPQRGVSPGLGGGGTKKARSRTRISLEALGILQSFIGDVGLYPDQEAIHTLSAQLDLPKHTIIKFFQNQRYNVKHHSQAREPTAGEDDRESSSPSEGGVCTIEGRGGEEALSPSEESSEDGRGSVEVFRTEGGDVGGEGEVEMEVEKEEGDDAKASGPVASSLSPYSSADSPQSGEQQR; encoded by the exons ATGCTGTGTGTTCCTCCTGGAGTTTGCAAGAGGATGGAGCAGCGTGGAAACGCAGGGGGGGAAGCGGAGAGCCCCAGCCGTCAGGACAGCGCCAGCCCAGAGGAGATGGGGGAGAAAGGGGAAAGTCCCACTTCCAGCGGTGGTCTTCAGTGCAAGCTGAGCCGTATGGAGGTCAATGGCAGCCCAACAAACCCACGAACCCGACAGAACTGCACACCGCTGAGACCACTTGGAG GTTTGATGATCCCGGTCTACTGTGTGGTGGAGCATGCAGACATGGGAATGGCAGGCAACTGTGAGGGGCGTAGTGACCGCCACGCCGAGTTTGTGTTGGTTCGTAAAGATGTCCTGTTCACACAGCTGGTAGAGACGGCACTGGTTGCTCTTGGATACTCTCATAACTCAGCTGTGCAGGCACGAG gGATCATTAAAGTGGGCCGGTGGAAGCCGATGCCCATCCACTACCTAACAGATGCTCCGGAGGCCACGGTAGCGGACATGCTGCTGGATGTTTACCACATGGTCACACTGCGGATCCTACTGCACAG CTTTGCCCGGCTGGAGGAGCTGCCATCAGACCAGTGGACCCACGCCACCGTGAGAAACGCCCTCAAAGAGCTGCTTAGAGAGACCAACCAGAGCGCTCTGGCAAAGGAGTGTCCTCTCTCCCAG AGTATGATCTCAGCAATCGTCAACAGTTCCTACTATGCCAACGTCTCCACCTCCAAGTGCCAGGAGTTTGGGCGCTGGTACAAGAGATACAAACGCATCAAAG GTGAATACATTGAAAAGATGTGGTCGTCACATGAGAAGTCGGATATAAAAG TGGAGCGGGATTTGGACCTGAGCATCCTCAGCCATCGTCCTCCCTCTCTCTTGCCCTCTCCCACCCATTTGGGTGGGTCCGGAGTTCATTCCCTTAAGAGTGGCCTCGGGGACACTCAGACCTCAACCCAGCCTCACGGCCTGCCTCACCCTAGTGGACAGAATCACCCCAGTCCTCCACTTCGTCCACAGGCTCCACCTCTCCTGGGCCACAGTGGGCTCCTGCCTCCCCAACTCCCCCCTCAACTTGTACGTCAACAGCTCGCGATGGCCCACCTCATCAACCAGCAGCTGGCTGTTAGCCGCCTGCTTGCCCACCAGCACCCACAGGGAGTCAACCAGCAGTTCCTCAACCATCCTCCTATCTCACGGAGCTGCAAGATCTCCGGGGCTGTTTCTGAGCCCAGCCTCAACTCCGGGGCCGAAGTCTCCTCCGACATTTACCAGCAGGTCAGGAATGAGCTGAAGAGGGCCAGCGTTTCCCAGGCCGTGTTTGCCCGTGTGGCCTTTAACCGCACACAG GGCTTGCTGTCAGAAATCCTCCGTAAGGAGGAGGATCCTCGCTCTGCCTCTCAGTCTCTGTTGGTCAACCTGAAAGCCATGCAAAACTTCCTTAACCTGCCTGAGAGCGAGCGAGACCGGATCTAccaggaggagagggagaggagtaCCAACACTAACCACAACCACTCCACCAACCACATCTCCAGtgccaacacacacagacacgcacag ACAAAATGCAGCATGCCCGGCCCGGAGCTGCAGATAAAGCTGGACTCGCTGGTAAACATCACATCAGGGATCTATGAGGAGATCCAGCAGGAGATGAAGAGGGCGAAGGTCTCCCAGGCTCTGTTCGCTAAGGTGGCTGCTAATAAAAGTCAG GGTTGGCTATGTGAGCTGCTAAGATGGAAAGAGAGCCCAAGCCCTGAGAACCGCACATTGTGGGAGAACCTGTGTACCATCAGGAGGTTCCTGGCGTTGTCACAAGTCGACCGAGATCAGGTGTATGAAGAAGAGTCGAGACAGCAGCACAGCGACAGGCTGCACACCGTCCTGCACATCTCAGAGCCGCAG ACCCTCCACAGGCAGCCCCTGCCACCGCTAATGGCTCCATCCCCAATTCATGATGAACCCCAGCCCATCCCCCCGCCAGCGCTGCAAAGCTCAGAAGATGGGCCTCAGCGCGGGGTGAGCCCTGGCCTCGGAGGTGGAGGAACAAAGAAGGCCCGGTCACGGACAAGGATTTCTCTGGAGGCCCTGGGAATCCTTCAGAGCTTCATTGGCGATGTGGGACTTTACCCGGACCAGGAAGCGATCCACACCCTGTCAGCCCAGCTAGACCTGCCCAAACACACAATCATCAAGTTCTTCCAGAACCAGCGCTACAACGTTAAGCACCACAGCCAGGCCAGAGAGCCTACCGCTGGGGAGGATGACAgggagagctccagtcccagtGAGGGAGGCGTCTGCACAATCGAGGGCAGAGGAGGGGAAGAGGCTCTCTCCCCGTCTGAGGAGTCAAGCGAGGACGGGAGAGGATCAGTGGAGGTGTTCAGAACAGAAGGAGGAGATGTGGGAGGAGAAGGTGAGGTGGAAATGGAGGTTGAGAAGGAGGAAGGGGATGATGCAAAAGCTTCAGGGCCAGTAGCTTCCTCTCTGTCCCCTTACAGCAGCGCGGACAGCCCCCAGTCTGGAGAGCAACAGAGATAA